The following are encoded together in the Plasmodium brasilianum strain Bolivian I chromosome 10, whole genome shotgun sequence genome:
- a CDS encoding methionine aminopeptidase 1a yields the protein MLSYSKKNFVFKLPLILKRKPLNFHTYTLTPKINKIKVTEMKSFKPTVEDGKYEITAVQKVPAHINCPSYAKTGIVENSNIIFEIKDEETIIKMKKAAKLAARCLKLCLENSKIGVTTDDIDKIAFDFYIENNAYPAGINFHGFPKTLCASPNEVVCHGIPNLRKLKNGDIITYDCTVYIDGVFGDCAGTKAIGEVSKNHKKLIDISKECLYKAISVCRDGQKFSEIGRIITEHAQKNGFNVIKDFCGHFIGRNMHMYPLIEHHYPNSYNNNDRMKKGQIFTIEPILSEGSTNIHTWKDHSNLFHPDHLSKRNLLHNIIKGAYINIILVNVVLFKLKRKLTKNNKNNEKGKNSKNCKKSKNSKNSKNSKKSKKSKNSKNSKKSKKRKDNEKGKNYKMTIINVTVKWKSNIYNNLELNVAEPVILFKQQLCKLTNVPPEKQKLMYKGLIKDDADLSKLNIKNNDKIMLVGSAESLVEKPHNVVFIEDLSKEDKEKLHEKENIIFEDQGIVNLGNTCYFNAVLQFLTSFDDLGEFLKNFKRKEKFLLKTPKDMLFDCYIHFSQTFGKSSEPYVPLELLKSFREVFPKFKSVNLRTKQYAQQDAEECMNAILNSLNEESECKIIDELFSFKIVSKIKLIENDATENDGSSTISGIEKESAAKTMPTSENVTEQNSNTVLQEEYETTEEFHNKLICYMGTHATPVNHMHEGIHLSLNEKIRKNKAADSKEDALYEKKSEINSLPPYLIVHFLRFESKRIVESNNGVSVVTAKICRKVSFPETFDIYDFCSENIKSQLKIARNIIMKRREPKGGDISPPLDMVNLSQDRDKSDTAKNEEVKNEQTSNKKDNDQKCDKKEGMNIPTGEYELISVITHKGRNEESGHYIAWKKMRKCIIQDCRTDDMDQINKKNTSSNDAVWYKMDDDKVSTCKFVSNDLCGGCSDFNIAILLLYKRKTLSCTQEEIDKYDM from the exons ATGTTGTcctattcaaaaaaaaatttcgtgTTTAAACTTcctttaatattaaaaaggaaaccCTTGAATTTTCACACGTACACCTTAACaccaaaaataaataaaattaaagttaCTGAAATGAAGTCGTTTAAACCAACCGTAGAAGATG gcAAATATGAAATAACAGCAGTTCAAAAGGTTCCTGCACATATTAATTGCCCCAGTTATGCTAAAACAGGAATTGTTGAAAACTCGAACATTATTTTCGAAATTAAAGATGAAGaaactataataaaaatgaaaaaggctGCAAAATTAGCAGCACGATGTTTAAAGTTATGTTTggaaaattcaaaaataggTGTAACAACAGATGATATTGATAAAATAGCTTTCGACTTTTATATAGAGAATAATGCATATCCCGCTGGAATTAATTTTCATGGTTTTCCAAAGACTCTTTGCGCTTCACCAAATGAAG TGGTGTGTCATGGAATACcaaatttaagaaaattaaaaaacggTGATATAATAACATACGATTGCACAGTTTATATTGATGGAGTATTTGGTGATTGTGCAGGCACAAAAGCAATAGGAGAAGTTTCGAAAAATCACAAGAAATTAATTGATATAAGTAAAGAATGTCTTTATAAAGCTATATCTGTTTGTAGAGACGGTCAGAAATTTTCAGAAATTGGAAGAATAATAACTGAGCATGCACAGAAAAATGGGTTTAATGTGATAAAAGATTTTTGTGGTCATTTTATAGGACgtaatatgcatatgtatccTTTAATTGAACATCATTATCCTAacagttataataataatgatcgTATGAAAAAAGGGCAGATATTTACAATCGAGCCGATATTATCGGAAGGTAGTACAAATATTCATACATGGAAAGACCA CTCTAACCTATTTCACCCAGATCATTTAAGTAAAAGGAATCTTTTACACAACATAATAAAAGGAGCCTACATAAACATTATACTTGTAAATGTAGTG ctttttaaattaaagagaaaattaaccaaaaataacaaaaataacgaaaaaggcaaaaatagcaaaaattgtaaaaaaagcaaaaatagcaaaaatagcaaaaatagcaaaaaaagcaaaaaaagcaaaaatagcaaaaatagtaaaaaaagcaaaaaaagaaaggataacgaaaaaggcaaaaattacaaaatgacAATTATCAATGTAACAGTAAAATGGAAGAGCaacatttataataatctAGAGCTCAATGTAGCTGAACCAGTCATATTATTTAAGCAGCAGTTGTG CAAACTAACGAATGTACCTccagaaaaacaaaaactcATGTATAAGGGACTAATAAAGGATGATGCAGACTTGTCTAagttaaacataaaaaataacgaCAAAATTATGCTAGTCGGTTCAGCAGAAAGTTTAGTAGAAAAACCTCATAATGTAGTGTTTATTGAAGATTTATCAAAAGAagataaggaaaaattacatgaaaaagaaaatataatttttgaagaTCAAGGTATAGTAAACTTAGGAAATACTTGTTATTTTAATGCCGTATTACAGTTCTTAACATCTTTTGATGATTTAGGAGAATTTCTTAAAAactttaaaagaaaagaaaaatttttattaaaaacacCGAAAGATATGTTATTTGAttgttatattcatttttctcaAACCTTTGGAAAATCATCAGAACCATATGTACCACTTGAATTGTTAAAATCATTTAGGGAAGTTTTTCCAAAATTTAAAAGCGTAAATTTAAGGACAAAACAATATGCTCAACAGGATGCTGAGGAATGTATGAATGCAATTCTTAATTCTCTAAATGAAGAAAGcgaatgtaaaataattgatGAATTGTTCTCCTTCAAAATTgttagtaaaattaaattaatagaaaatgATGCCACTGAAAATGATGGTTCAAGTACGATTAGCGGTATTGAGAAGGAGAGTGCTGCAAAAACAATGCCAACTAGCGAAAATGTAACAGAACAAAACTCAAATACAGTCTTACAGGAAGAGTATGAAACAACCGAAGAGTTTcacaataaattaatatgttaCATGGGAACTCATGCTACCCCGGTAAATCATATGCATGAAGGAATACACTTATccttaaatgaaaaaattcgaaaaaataaagcagcAGATAGTAAAGAAGACGCattatatgaaaagaaaTCAGAAATTAATTCCTTACCACCTTATCTTATTGTCCATTTTTTACGATTTGAATCAAAACGAATAGTAGAGTCAAATAATGGTGTTTCTGTAGTTACTGCCAAAATATGTAGAAAAGTAAGCTTTCCAGAAActtttgatatatatgatttctgttcagaaaatataaaaagtcaGTTGAAGATTGCTAggaatataattatgaaaaggaGGGAACCCAAAGGGGGCGATATTTCACCTCCCCTTGATATGGTTAACTTATCACAGGATAGGGACAAAAGTGATACGGCGAAAAATGAGGAGGTGAAAAATGAGCAGACAAGTAACAAAAAGGACAATGACCAAAAATGTGATAAAAAAGAGGGTATGAATATCCCTACGGGGGAATACGAATTAATTTCCGTCATTACACACAAGGGAAGAAATGAAGAGAGCGGTCATTACATTGCttggaaaaaaatgagaaaatgtATAATCCAAGATTGCAGAACGGATGATATGgatcaaataaataaaaaaaatacatccTCCAACGATGCAGTATGGTATAAAATGGATGATGATAAAGTAAGTACATGTAAATTCGTTTCCAATGATTTATGTGGTGGATGCAGTGATTTTAATATAGccattttgttattatataaaaggaaaacCTTATCCTGCACACAGGAagaaatagataaatatgaTATGTGA
- a CDS encoding transmembrane emp24 domain-containing protein — translation MSKRQNRVINNTHSCGIISKCAQVCNPNKRVCPAYFFVKEGVEKCFVESVVKLKCLINFKDREGRVLNSHEASQVSKGKVSFLTKKNGLYYICISCPASNWFKSTSIKWSLSIDVGGSDIDLQNVAKKSELSETLNILLNLKKRFSSMKLEQTYQKQMATNLYEHNQAVHNQMFYFYIIEIVILVAITIYSIMHLKQYFKAQKLM, via the exons ATGAGTAAACGGCAAAATAGAGTAATCAATAATACTCACTCATGTGGCATCATAAGCAAA TGCGCACAAGTTTGTAACCCGAACAAAAGAGTCTGTC ctgcatatttttttgtaaaagaGGGTGTAGAAAAGTGCTTTGTCGAAAGCGTAGTAA AGCTTAAATGCCTCATTAACTTTAAAGACCGGGAGGGGAGAGTTTTAAATTCCCATGAAGCTTCTCAAGTGAGCAAAG GAAAAGTGTCGTTCTTAACTAAAAAGAATGGATTATACTACATTTGTATTTCTTGTCCTGCATCGAATTGGTTTAAGAGTACGTCTATAAAATGGAGTTTATCAATTGATGTTGGAGGATCAGATATAGATTTACAGAATGTAGCTAAAAAATCAGAACTCAGTGaaacattaaatattttgctCAACTTAAAGAAGAGATTTAGTTCTATGAAGTTGGAGCAGACATACCAAAAGCAGATG GCAACCAATTTGTATGAGCATAACCAGGCTGTCCACAATCAGATGTTTTATTTCTACATAATAGAAATTGTAATACTAGTGGCAATAAccatttattctattatgCACTTAAAGCAATATTTTAAAGCGCAGAAGTTAATGTAG
- a CDS encoding hypothetical protein (conserved Plasmodium protein), with amino-acid sequence MNFKNYCPFNYPESRNINALDDLLSSKESLINFKNFILKNLNVDSIDYDLKKIENKKNLLKNEEFRIKKWYLNFQPLTNISIEQYWKYEKVTIKDILSSNINISSDNNVELKKNKKYLKHICKCILKGNPHESLLKNCFKYSAYHSNNLDKHSRNNFTNNINSSLLSLNSRAIKNTQNLINWKLKYSHNFSNFQKARPDQLENSSSTFHSTDAGNNKKRSIDQRVDHNKGNNNGIASNTYKIAIKDKNSKRKKRKG; translated from the coding sequence atgaattttaaaaattactgCCCATTCAACTACCCCGAAAGTCGGAACATTAACGCACTTGATGATCTTTTAAGTTCTAAAGAAAGCTtaataaatttcaaaaattttattttaaaaaatttaaatgtagATAGTATAGattatgatttaaaaaagattgaaaataaaaagaatttgcTAAAAAATGAGGAGTTTAGAATAAAGAAATGGTATCTGAACTTTCAACCACTAACTAATATATCTATAGAGCAATATTGGAAATATGAGAAAGTTACAATTAAAGATATTCTGAGctcaaatattaatatttcaagTGATAATAATGTGGAgctaaaaaagaataaaaaatacctCAAGCACatttgtaaatgtatattaaaagGAAACCCACATGAAtcgttattaaaaaattgttttaaataCTCCGCATACCATTCGAACAATTTAGATAAGCATTccagaaataattttactaataatattaattcttCCTTATTAAGTTTAAACTCTAGAGcaattaaaaatacacaGAATTTGATAAACTGGAAATTGAAATATTCCCAtaatttttccaattttCAAAAAGCGCGTCCTGACCAACTTGAAAACAGTTCATCCACTTTTCATTCTACCGATGcaggtaataataaaaaaaggagtatCGATCAAAGGGTAGATCATAATAAAGGAAATAACAATGGTATTGCATCAAATACTTATAAAATTGCtataaaggataaaaatagtaaaagaaaaaaaaggaagggTTAA
- a CDS encoding hypothetical protein (conserved Plasmodium protein), translated as MFQILKTDFLTYISSVSSSSSSTSCGSTSNSSTSSGSTSSGSTSNSSTRRIIKPNQTPSFHFTFFTLMNEFYVSNENDKKKYFEKNSNYISEENKSVKIYVQEEQKNDDDIISNNFDGLNKKRENENIKWVFENNLQNPVRDSSDKSYNGNEEDPTSSFFNINEFNVKVILRFLVDCCSFLCAVGIWGVLDEILIILSKENIYIKFYYYLIFTILFTSFMCSFNLYISKYEYRNNFIYNDLENQE; from the exons ATgtttcaaattttaaaaactgattttttaacatatat CAGCAGTgttagtagtagtagtagtagtaccAGCTGTGGTAGTACCAGTAATAGTAGTACCAGCAGTGGTAGTACCAGCAGTGGTAGTACTAGTAATAGTAGTACCCGTA GAATAATAAAACCAAACCAAACACCATCGtttcattttacattttttacattaatgaATGAATTCTATGTATCAAATGAAAATgacaagaaaaaatattttgagaAAAACTCGAATTATATTTCTGAGGAAAATAAAtcagtaaaaatatatgtgcaaGAAGAACAAAAGAATGATGATGATATAATTTCCAATAATTTTGATGGACTTAACAAAAAGCgggaaaatgaaaacataaaatgggtatttgaaaataatttacaaaatcCAGTAAGAGATTCAAGTGATAAATCATATAATGGGAATGAAGAAGATCCAACAAGTagtttttttaacattaatGAATTTAATGTGAAAGTGATTCTTCGATTTTTGGTTGACtgttgttcatttttatgtgCAGTAGGAATATGGGGTGTTTTAGACGAAATCTTAATTATACTctcaaaagaaaatatttacataaaattttattattatttgatttttaccattctttttacttcatttatgtgttcttttaatttgtacatttcaaaatatgaatacagaaataattttatatataatgatctGGAAAAccaagaataa
- a CDS encoding hypothetical protein (conserved Plasmodium protein), whose product MDYTLNDERISNRNKLFRNVINNLVISLYDLQYKFFFVNNKLNNMNESISHADTLDIIQYDLLHIIITFIIDCKALKNLKHIIRRTFVMSNNSTVPHYYYLFEHKKFVHLFRKLEVCIATCEQLNIYLTGQIDRLKDIVSINKHYCTGNKK is encoded by the coding sequence atggaTTATACTTTGAATGATGAAAGGATTTCTAATAGGAATAAACTCTTTCGTAatgtaattaataatttagttATATCTCTTTATGATCTTCAgtataagtttttttttgtaaataataaactaAACAATATGAATGAGTCTATAAGTCATGCTGATACATTGGACATTATTCAATATGAccttttacatataattattacattcATAATTGATTGTAAAGCATTAAAGAATCTTAAACATATTATCAGAAGAACATTTGTTATGTCCAATAACAGTACAGTACcgcattattattatctttttgaacataaaaaatttgtgcATTTATTCAGAAAATTAGAAGTATGTATAGCAACGTGTGAGCAactgaatatatatttgacgGGACAAATCGATAGGTTAAAGGATATTGTCTCGATAAATAAACACTACTGTactggaaataaaaaataa
- a CDS encoding DNA replication licensing factor MCM3: protein MEEMSIEKMSSPLGRSVYKTMNSDMNYTLMDSSLNHSSILEGSMRIEKDSRDKRVQKMNENIISEYESGRQSVVFTQQKYKQLLEGFLLFIQTNKYISQKITELRGEATDEYNRMQNKNIPNIIIHQRLICNINNFQTGNEQFELLAKCLIKEPYLALPAYQAAIKELWKSQDIKIEIDAPKIGICGWLGRHHVTPRGLQSSMINKLVAVEGVVNKCSTVQPKLVQSVYIGEAVHDINADIKNDEKTVHLRPHYDITDFDKTAKDSGRPPVTDPEGKIIHRHEIGLCKYKNHQKFIIQETPEDAPTGQMPRWVEVIVEDDLCDIVKCGDRVRVWGVYRASCGQANSSNSGLGRSFLIANNVLVKNKETYDSNLSISEADKKNFHAFAKKDNTIDVLGYSFAPSICGQDIVKKGIVLMLAGGTERALPSHHIRGDIHIMLVGDPSCGKSQLLRYVMSIMPGTVSATGRGSSGVGLTAAIVTDQDTGERVVEGGAMVMGDRRVVCIDEFDKMQPTDRVAIHEVMEQQTVTVAKAGIHTTLNARCTVLAAANPLYGCWNDTLDMGQQLQFEPSLLSRFDLIFLVRDSATEKDDERIAESVLRNVTEKAKPIINESRNNQKNFVIQADSYDINPKAQHISVFNEREVNKNNDNDQDNEEFETPIFANRDEMIYYDKEGVEHEILTVPFFKKYLHYVKNIFYHEKQRTDGWKPYPEVSDEACEVIVELYADLREKAAKYSHNKIIQGVTPRTLEAIIRIASAHAKLKLNRYVTSVDVNYAKKLLMYTLFGEDITDDNEEEEEEEEEEEEEEEVEEEEEEEDEDEEDEDEEDEDEKISKLFKTNKKNKQKRAYRKRASQKNDVTSKKKRRKGQTSKNDAEGYMIDDAEQRGGTPKSTPLDVKEIERLIVENVTLNDPGDGLRDEELLDLIILGNKDKIPQLAKLDISQLRKIINSLNEMDGAPIYYVKKDKIVYKC, encoded by the exons ATGGAAGAGATGAGCATTGAGAAAATGAGCTCCCCCCTGGGGAGATCTGTATACAAGACAATGAATTCCGATATGAATTACACGTTGATGGATTCATCATTGAATCACTCATCTATTTTAGAAGGATCGATGAGAATTGAAAAAGACAGCAGAGATAAGAGAGtgcaaaaaatgaatgaGAATATTATAAGTGAATACGAATCAGGAAGACAAAGTGTCGTTTTCACTcagcaaaaatataaacaattattaGAAGGgttcttattatttatacaaacaaataaatatataagtcaAAAAATTACTGAGTTAAGAGGAGAAGCTACTGATGAGTATAATAgaatgcaaaataaaaatattcccaatataataatacatcaaagacttatttgtaatattaataattttcaaacAGGAAATGAACAATTCGAATTGTTAGCGAAATGCTTAATAAAAGAACCATATTTAGCTTTACCAGCTTATCAAGCTGctataaaagaattatggAAATCTCAAGATATCAAAATAGAAATAGATGCTCCAAAAATTGGAATATGTGGATGGTTAGGTAGACATCATGTAACACCTAGAGGATTACAAAGTTCaatgataaataaattagtAGCAGTGGAAGGAGTTGTAAATAAATGCTCAACTGTTCAACCAAAATTAGTTCAATCAGTATATATAGGAGAAGCTGTTCATGATATAAATGcagatattaaaaatgatgaaaaaactGTTCATTTAAGACCACATTATGATATTACAGATTTTGATAAAACAGCTAAGGATTCTGGTAGACCTCCTGTTACGGACCCAGAAGGGAAAATCATACATAGACATGAAATAggtttatgtaaatataaaaatcatCAAAAGTTTATTATACAAGAAACACCAGAAGATGCTCCAACAGGTCAAATGCCAAGATGGGTTGAAGTAATAGTAGAAGATGATTTATGTGATATTGTCAAATGTGGAGATAGGGTTAGGGTTTGGGGTGTATATAGAGCTAGTTGCGGTCAAGCTAATAGTTCTAATAGTGGTTTAGGTAGATCTTTTTTAATTGCAAATAATgtattagtaaaaaataaagaaacatATGATTCTAATTTATCGATATCAGAAGcagataagaaaaattttcatgCATTTGCTAAAAAGGATAATACTATAGATGTGTTAGGTTATTCGTTTGCTCCATCTATATGTGGTCAagatatagtaaaaaaaggaattgtATTAATGTTAGCTGGTGGAACTGAACGTGCATTACCTTCTCATCATATTAGAGgagatatacatattatgttAGTAGGTGATCCTAGTTGCGGTAAGTCTCAACTCTTACGTTATGTTATGAGTATAATGCCTGGTACTGTATCAGCAACAGGAAGAGGATCTTCAGGTGTTGGTTTAACTGCTGCTATAGTAACAGATCAAGATACAGGTGAACGAGTAGTAGAAGGAGGAGCTATGGTTATGGGTGATAGAAGAGTTGTATGTATTGATGAATTTGATAAGATGCAACCAACAGATCGAGTAGCCATACATGAAGTTATGGAACAACAAACTGTTACTGTAGCTAAAGCAGGTATTCATACTACCTTAAATGCAAGATGTACAGTACTTGCTGCTGCTAATCCGTTATATGGATGTTGGAATGATACACTTGATATGGGCCAACAATTGCAATTCGAACCTTCACTTCTATCCCGTTttgatttaatatttctagTAAGAGATAGTGCAACTGAAAAAGATGATGAACGAATTGCTGAATCGGTACTACGAAATGTTACAGAAAAAGCAAAACCTATAATTAACGAGAGTAGGAATaaccaaaaaaattttgtaattcaAGCAGATAGTTATGATATTAATCCCAAGGCACAGCATATTAGTGTTTTTAATGAAAGAGaagtaaacaaaaataatgataacgaTCAAGATAATGAAGAATTTGAAACACCCATTTTTGCTAATAGAGATGAAATGATTTATTATGATAAAGAAGGAGTGGAACATGAAATTTTAACTgtaccattttttaaaaaatatttacattatgtTAAAAACATCTTCTATCATGAAAAACAAAGAACAGATGGATGGAAACCATACCCAGAAGTAAGTGATGAAGCATGCGAAGTCATTGTCGAATTGTATGCAGATCTCAGAGAAAAAGCAGCCAAATATTCgcacaataaaattatacaagGAGTTACACCCAGAACGTTAGAGGCTATCATACGAATAGCATCAGCTCATGCAAAACTTAAACTAAACAGATATGTTACAAGTGTTGATGTTAACTACGCCAAAAAATTACTCATGTATACCTTGTTTGGTGAGGATATTACAGATGATAacgaagaggaagaagaggaagaggaagaggaagaggaagaggaagaggtagaggaagaggaagaggaagaagacgAAGACGAAGAAGACGAAGATGAAGAAGACgaagatgaaaaaattagCAAACTTTTCAAAaccaacaaaaaaaataagcaaaaaagaGCATACAGAAAAAGAGCAAGCCAGAAGAATGACGTCACtagtaaaaaaaaacgaagaaAAGGGCAAACCTCAAAAAATGATGCAGAAGGTTATATGATAGATGATGCAGAACAAAGAGGTGGTACTCCTAAATCTACTCCTTTAGACGTTAAAGAAATTGAAAGATTGATTGTTGAAAATGTAACACTCAACGATCCCGGAGATGGCCTGAGGGACGAGGAGCTCTTGGACTTG atAATTCTAGGAAACAAGGATAAAATACCACAGCTAGCTAAGCTCGATATCAGCCAACTACGTAAAATCATAAACTCCTTAAACGAGATGGACGGAGCACCAATTTACTACGTAAAGAAAGACAAAATAGTCTACAAATGTTAA